From one Lysinibacillus sp. G4S2 genomic stretch:
- a CDS encoding alpha/beta hydrolase, giving the protein MLKTVQLSNGETIAYRKRHGGERVLLLIHGNMTSSKHWDVLIDSLDEKYTIYAMDLRGFGGSSYHKPISSIKDFSDDVKLFVDAIQLKQFDMIGWSTGGAVCMQFVANYPGYCQQLILLASASTRGYPFYTDLGTGNQASLKRAFSYEEVLVDTSKTKLVQGLYDSKNVQGLQAIWNALIYTHQQPSTKQYQEYVEDMLTQRNLAEVYHALNTFNISAVDNEVAKGTQEVQQITIPVLVLRGDRDYVITKEMNDETMLDLGANAQFVSLKDCGHSPLMDDLPQLTSEIESFLEIGGKNYAFKQ; this is encoded by the coding sequence ATGTTAAAAACTGTTCAGCTATCAAATGGAGAAACGATTGCTTATCGTAAACGTCATGGGGGAGAACGTGTTTTATTACTTATTCACGGCAATATGACATCCTCTAAGCATTGGGATGTTTTAATAGATTCATTGGATGAGAAATATACAATTTATGCGATGGATTTACGAGGATTTGGTGGTTCATCTTATCATAAACCAATTTCTTCGATTAAAGATTTTAGCGATGATGTGAAGCTTTTTGTGGATGCCATTCAATTGAAACAGTTTGACATGATTGGCTGGTCTACGGGCGGAGCAGTATGTATGCAATTTGTCGCAAATTATCCAGGCTATTGTCAGCAGCTTATTTTATTAGCCTCGGCATCTACGAGAGGCTATCCATTCTACACAGATTTAGGTACTGGCAATCAAGCATCTTTAAAAAGGGCATTTTCTTATGAAGAGGTACTCGTCGATACATCGAAAACAAAATTAGTTCAAGGTTTGTATGACTCGAAAAATGTGCAAGGCTTACAGGCGATTTGGAACGCCCTTATATACACACATCAGCAACCAAGCACGAAACAGTATCAGGAATATGTGGAAGATATGCTGACGCAAAGAAATTTAGCTGAAGTTTATCATGCATTAAATACCTTTAATATTAGTGCAGTTGACAATGAGGTCGCGAAAGGAACTCAAGAAGTACAACAGATCACCATTCCTGTCTTAGTGTTAAGAGGGGATCGTGATTACGTGATAACAAAAGAAATGAATGATGAAACAATGCTCGATTTAGGTGCCAATGCACAATTTGTTAGCTTAAAAGACTGCGGTCACTCCCCATTAATGGATGATTTACCACAGCTTACATCTGAAATCGAATCTTTTTTAGAAATTGGAGGAAAGAATTATGCGTTTAAACAATAA
- a CDS encoding 3-oxoacyl-ACP synthase — translation MTVGIVSTGIYIPQTKMTSKEIAVRSTIPEDIIRQKMGIYEKPIPGEHDHTVQMGVWAAQEAIRKANIEPKDIDVVIYMGEEHKEYPLWTASIKMQEELGAVNAWAFDVQLRCGTTIMALKLAKSLMASDDSIQTILLAGGYRNVDFIDYSNPRTRFMYNLAAGGGAILLQKNYDKNQLLEADIMTDGSFSEDVVVPVGGTKKPLTPFDLENNLYQLDVIDPIGMKERLEQKSLSNFLKVIRTSLAKSGLSEENLSYLAMLHMKRSAHHYILSELGLEQEQSIYLENYGHIGQIDQILSLQLAVEEGRIHDGDIITLVSAGIGYVWGAMTIRWG, via the coding sequence ATGACTGTAGGCATTGTAAGTACCGGAATTTATATTCCACAAACAAAAATGACATCTAAAGAAATAGCAGTACGTTCTACTATTCCAGAAGATATTATTCGACAAAAAATGGGCATCTATGAAAAGCCTATTCCTGGTGAGCATGATCATACCGTTCAAATGGGTGTTTGGGCCGCTCAGGAGGCTATACGCAAGGCTAATATCGAGCCTAAGGATATTGATGTTGTTATTTATATGGGGGAAGAGCATAAGGAATATCCCCTGTGGACGGCCTCTATAAAAATGCAGGAGGAGCTTGGGGCCGTAAATGCTTGGGCATTCGATGTGCAATTAAGATGCGGCACGACTATAATGGCTCTAAAATTAGCAAAAAGCTTAATGGCATCAGATGATTCTATTCAAACTATTCTGCTGGCTGGTGGCTATCGAAATGTTGATTTTATTGATTACAGTAATCCTCGAACACGCTTTATGTACAATTTAGCAGCTGGTGGAGGCGCTATCCTTTTACAAAAAAACTATGATAAAAACCAATTATTAGAGGCGGATATCATGACGGATGGCTCGTTCTCGGAGGATGTGGTCGTGCCTGTTGGTGGTACTAAGAAACCTTTGACACCATTTGATTTAGAGAATAATTTATATCAACTTGATGTCATAGATCCAATAGGGATGAAGGAGCGCTTAGAACAAAAATCTTTAAGCAATTTTTTGAAGGTCATTCGAACATCTCTGGCGAAAAGTGGATTAAGTGAGGAAAATCTTAGCTATTTAGCGATGCTTCATATGAAAAGATCTGCTCATCATTATATTTTATCTGAACTTGGTCTAGAGCAGGAGCAATCCATATACTTAGAAAATTATGGTCATATCGGACAGATTGACCAAATATTATCATTGCAGTTGGCGGTAGAAGAGGGTCGTATTCACGATGGAGACATCATCACACTAGTTAGTGCAGGTATTGGCTATGTATGGGGAGCTATGACAATTCGATGGGGTTAA
- a CDS encoding branched-chain amino acid ABC transporter permease, with product MKNKLSLKYVGFFLMLAILVLLPFVNDSRTLIILLTQIFIFGILAMSYDILLGYTGIVSFGHAMFFGIGAYTTAVMLKQTDTTLSIFLLSIVVGMLLAGFISFLVGLLTLRLKSHFFAMLTLAFSGLFLVVAEKWRSVTYGNDGFTFRAPELFRDRMTFYFFVLACLVVIFIALYRFVNSPTGRILIAVRENEQRTKSLGYNTLHYKVIASVVAGTVASLAGSLYAVSLRFVNTSVMTMDITLDALLMTIIGGVGTLVGPLLGAGVIEYAQHALSGLARDYPIFERWIIFFGILYILAVIFFPKGIIGSLRMLYWKWRLKIKERKTTGALSQEKERFE from the coding sequence ATGAAAAATAAACTTTCATTAAAGTATGTAGGCTTTTTCCTCATGCTGGCAATATTAGTGCTTCTCCCTTTCGTCAATGATTCAAGGACGCTCATTATTTTATTAACGCAAATCTTTATTTTCGGTATTTTAGCGATGAGCTATGATATTCTCCTTGGCTACACAGGCATTGTGTCGTTCGGGCATGCGATGTTTTTTGGGATAGGTGCTTACACAACGGCTGTCATGCTGAAACAGACGGATACAACTCTTTCGATATTTTTATTATCAATCGTAGTCGGTATGTTGCTAGCGGGGTTCATTAGCTTTTTAGTAGGGTTACTGACACTGCGATTAAAAAGTCATTTCTTTGCGATGCTGACATTAGCTTTTTCAGGACTGTTTTTAGTCGTTGCAGAAAAATGGCGTTCGGTCACTTATGGAAATGATGGTTTTACGTTCAGAGCACCAGAACTATTTAGAGATAGAATGACGTTTTATTTCTTCGTCCTGGCATGCTTAGTCGTTATTTTTATTGCGTTATATCGCTTCGTGAACTCACCAACTGGTCGAATTTTAATTGCTGTTCGGGAAAATGAACAACGAACAAAATCATTAGGCTACAACACCTTACATTATAAAGTGATTGCATCAGTTGTCGCAGGGACCGTTGCAAGCTTAGCAGGCTCTTTATATGCTGTATCACTCCGATTCGTCAATACGAGTGTGATGACAATGGACATTACGCTAGATGCGTTATTGATGACGATTATTGGGGGTGTTGGCACATTAGTTGGACCATTGCTCGGAGCGGGTGTTATTGAATATGCACAGCATGCACTTTCAGGATTAGCCCGTGATTATCCAATATTTGAACGTTGGATTATTTTCTTTGGGATTCTTTATATTTTAGCTGTTATCTTTTTCCCAAAAGGAATTATTGGATCCTTGCGCATGCTGTATTGGAAATGGAGATTAAAAATAAAAGAAAGAAAAACAACGGGTGCCCTGTCGCAGGAAAAGGAGCGATTTGAATGA
- a CDS encoding branched-chain amino acid ABC transporter permease, with protein sequence MELFVNLVINGLATGMLIFLLAAGLTLIFGLMDVLNFAHGGLFVWGAYAGIFTYMFTESFLIGIVGAIVTGALLGLITEKLIITPVYGNHIQQILITLGLMLVLQEMIKVVFGPNGVAVKTPSYLSGSWEIGDVIIIKYRLFIIVVGFVIFGIFQYMLKRTKIGLIVRAGVQDKEMAQALGIHIKRVFLYVFMVGAALAALSGMLMAPYSGVIYAEMGMEYAILGFIVVVIGGMGSFSGSLLAAILVGLAGSFMAYYVPVLSLAVNMILMAIVLIFRPQGLFAMRKERST encoded by the coding sequence TTGGAGCTATTCGTAAATTTAGTCATTAATGGCCTAGCGACTGGCATGTTAATTTTTTTACTGGCGGCAGGTCTAACGTTAATTTTTGGATTAATGGATGTTTTGAACTTTGCACATGGTGGTTTATTTGTGTGGGGGGCTTATGCGGGGATCTTTACGTATATGTTCACAGAGAGCTTTCTTATTGGAATTGTAGGTGCCATTGTAACGGGAGCTTTATTAGGCCTCATTACAGAAAAATTAATTATTACTCCTGTGTATGGCAATCATATTCAACAAATTTTAATTACATTAGGGCTGATGCTCGTGCTACAGGAGATGATTAAAGTTGTTTTCGGTCCAAATGGTGTGGCCGTTAAAACGCCTAGTTATTTATCAGGAAGCTGGGAAATTGGAGACGTAATTATCATAAAATATCGATTATTTATTATTGTAGTAGGTTTTGTGATTTTCGGTATTTTCCAGTACATGCTGAAGCGTACAAAGATTGGGCTAATCGTTCGAGCTGGTGTACAGGATAAAGAAATGGCACAGGCACTTGGCATTCATATTAAACGGGTATTTTTATATGTCTTTATGGTCGGAGCGGCACTTGCAGCCCTCAGTGGTATGTTAATGGCTCCGTATTCAGGTGTGATCTATGCGGAAATGGGCATGGAGTATGCGATTTTAGGTTTTATCGTTGTCGTTATTGGCGGGATGGGCAGTTTTTCAGGTTCGCTACTAGCAGCGATATTAGTCGGTTTAGCAGGTAGCTTTATGGCGTATTATGTGCCAGTGTTATCGCTTGCGGTCAATATGATATTAATGGCGATAGTATTAATTTTCCGTCCACAAGGATTATTTGCAATGCGAAAGGAGAGATCGACATGA
- a CDS encoding ABC transporter ATP-binding protein: MNTLLKLNDVHTHIGQYHILQGVNFEAMEGQVSVLLGRNGAGKTTTLKTIMGLTPASKGEVEFRSHSIKKSPTYKVAKLGIGYVPENQGIFADLTVEENMKVAMRKEDTATLERQNYVLELFPDLKKFWKKAGGHLSGGQKQMLSMARAFINDSKLILIDEPSKGLAPIVVEKVMEAIVEMKKQTSIVLVEQNFIMASRIGDTYTLIDDGRTVHSGKMQDLIHHEELKRKYLGIG, from the coding sequence ATGAACACCTTACTGAAATTAAATGATGTTCACACGCATATCGGTCAATACCATATTTTGCAGGGGGTCAATTTTGAGGCCATGGAGGGTCAAGTAAGTGTCCTGCTTGGAAGAAATGGTGCAGGTAAAACTACCACTTTAAAAACGATTATGGGGTTAACACCTGCTTCAAAGGGAGAGGTAGAATTTCGTTCGCATTCTATTAAAAAAAGCCCTACCTATAAAGTGGCGAAATTAGGAATAGGCTATGTACCTGAAAATCAAGGGATTTTTGCAGATTTAACAGTAGAGGAAAATATGAAAGTGGCGATGCGAAAAGAAGATACAGCTACTTTAGAGCGACAAAATTATGTGTTGGAGCTGTTTCCGGATTTAAAGAAATTTTGGAAGAAGGCTGGTGGACATCTTTCGGGTGGTCAAAAACAAATGCTGTCGATGGCCAGGGCATTTATCAATGATAGTAAGTTAATTTTGATTGATGAGCCTTCAAAAGGACTGGCACCAATAGTGGTAGAGAAAGTAATGGAGGCAATCGTTGAAATGAAAAAGCAAACGTCCATTGTACTTGTAGAACAAAACTTTATTATGGCGAGTCGAATCGGTGATACGTATACATTAATTGATGACGGGAGAACGGTTCACTCAGGTAAAATGCAGGATCTTATCCATCATGAAGAACTAAAAAGAAAATATCTTGGAATCGGATAA
- a CDS encoding ABC transporter ATP-binding protein: MDPILRTENLTIRFGGHTAVDHVNFNMPEKHLKSIIGPNGAGKTTFFNLISGELQPTVGDVYFKGQSLAQKSAIERTRMGLGRSFQITNVFPNLTVLENVRLAVQSKEKVRYQLFRHYKSYKAITEKAEELLTLVLLDNKRDALTTMLSHGEKRKLEIAMLLALDTEILLLDEPTAGMSLEEVPTILEVIRTIKKQGDKTILLIEHKMDMILDLSDSIMVLFNGQLLADGTPEDIMKNETVQNAYLGGLYDEHLTEIK; this comes from the coding sequence ATGGATCCTATTTTACGAACAGAAAACTTAACGATTCGTTTCGGCGGACACACTGCTGTCGACCATGTGAATTTTAATATGCCAGAAAAGCATTTGAAATCAATTATTGGACCAAATGGGGCTGGCAAAACAACTTTCTTTAATTTGATTAGTGGAGAGTTACAGCCGACTGTAGGGGATGTTTACTTTAAGGGACAATCACTTGCCCAAAAGTCAGCCATAGAAAGAACAAGAATGGGGCTTGGGCGATCTTTTCAAATAACGAATGTTTTCCCGAACTTGACGGTTTTAGAAAATGTCCGTTTAGCTGTGCAATCAAAGGAGAAAGTACGCTACCAATTATTTCGCCATTATAAAAGCTATAAAGCGATCACAGAAAAAGCCGAGGAGCTTTTAACGCTTGTTTTACTTGACAATAAAAGGGATGCCCTAACAACAATGCTGTCCCATGGGGAAAAGAGAAAGCTTGAAATTGCTATGTTGTTAGCTCTTGATACGGAAATCCTTTTGCTTGATGAACCAACGGCTGGTATGTCCTTAGAGGAGGTACCAACAATATTAGAGGTTATTCGCACCATTAAAAAACAGGGCGATAAAACAATTCTCCTCATTGAGCACAAGATGGATATGATTCTAGATTTGTCGGATTCGATTATGGTGCTGTTTAATGGCCAGCTTCTTGCGGATGGAACACCAGAGGACATCATGAAAAACGAAACCGTACAAAATGCTTATTTAGGAGGTCTGTACGATGAACACCTTACTGAAATTAAATGA
- a CDS encoding substrate-binding domain-containing protein, with protein sequence MKKHWLFVLLLMLAMLMVACNSDDTKDSSTGGKASEDDTKGTTEEGGTIKIGVLASLTGALESYGKQTQRGFDLGIDYATGGTMEVNGKKIEIVYEDTETKPEVAVQKATKLLEDDKVDFLVGSSSSGDTLAVLPLAEEYEKIMVVEPAVADSITGAEFNDYIFRTGRNSSQDAYAAAAAIAGKDVKIATFAPDYSFGWDGVNAFKTAAEKLGAKIVLEEYADPAATDFTSNLQKVIDAKPDYLFVVWAGANSPWNQIADLKIQEKGIKISTGAPDIIALKFMNPLIGMEGFSVYYHTLPQNDVNKWLVDEHKKRFNEVPDLFTPGGMSAAISIVEALKKSEGDADAKKLIGIMEGMSFETPKGTMTFRKEDHQALQSMYSIRLEKQEGVDYPVPVLIRELSPEETAPPIMN encoded by the coding sequence ATGAAGAAGCATTGGTTATTTGTGCTTTTATTAATGCTGGCGATGTTGATGGTGGCTTGTAATTCGGATGATACGAAGGATAGTTCAACTGGTGGTAAGGCTTCGGAGGATGATACAAAGGGGACTACTGAGGAAGGCGGGACTATTAAAATCGGTGTGCTTGCGTCATTGACGGGTGCTCTTGAGTCGTATGGAAAACAAACGCAGCGCGGATTTGATTTAGGGATTGATTACGCTACAGGCGGTACGATGGAGGTTAACGGTAAGAAAATTGAGATTGTTTATGAAGATACAGAAACAAAGCCTGAGGTTGCGGTACAAAAAGCAACGAAGCTATTAGAGGATGACAAGGTTGATTTTTTAGTAGGTTCCTCTAGCTCAGGGGATACGCTTGCTGTACTTCCACTTGCGGAAGAATACGAAAAAATTATGGTTGTGGAGCCTGCAGTAGCGGATAGCATTACGGGCGCAGAATTTAATGACTATATTTTCCGAACAGGTCGAAATTCTTCTCAGGACGCTTATGCAGCAGCTGCAGCAATAGCAGGAAAGGATGTTAAAATTGCAACGTTTGCACCAGACTATTCTTTTGGCTGGGACGGGGTGAATGCATTTAAAACTGCTGCGGAAAAGCTAGGTGCAAAAATTGTTTTAGAGGAATATGCAGATCCGGCAGCAACTGATTTTACGTCTAATTTGCAAAAAGTAATTGATGCAAAACCAGATTATTTATTTGTTGTGTGGGCTGGAGCAAACTCACCGTGGAATCAAATTGCAGATTTAAAAATTCAAGAAAAGGGCATTAAAATTTCGACAGGTGCACCAGATATTATTGCACTAAAATTTATGAATCCGTTAATAGGTATGGAAGGGTTCTCTGTTTATTATCACACGTTACCACAAAATGATGTGAATAAATGGTTGGTTGATGAACATAAAAAACGCTTCAATGAGGTTCCGGATTTATTTACGCCAGGAGGAATGTCCGCTGCAATTTCTATTGTAGAGGCTTTGAAGAAATCAGAGGGTGACGCAGATGCGAAAAAACTGATCGGTATTATGGAAGGAATGTCATTTGAAACGCCAAAAGGAACAATGACTTTCCGAAAAGAAGACCATCAAGCATTGCAGTCGATGTATTCGATCCGTCTTGAAAAACAAGAGGGGGTAGATTATCCGGTTCCAGTACTAATTCGTGAGCTTAGCCCTGAAGAAACAGCCCCTCCAATTATGAATTAG
- a CDS encoding sigma-70 family RNA polymerase sigma factor gives MNDFIEGLQRHDEKALKYVVEHYLGFVKAIALKILEKPLDYMLVEECINDVFLLIWQKSNYFTGDEADFKKWIGMITKYKAIDIYRKQQKRLATLPIDNIPPPIASDNIEQQLDKLYAKELLLLGIMHLPDLDRELFLMRYYLEYSNSEIAEILHISKSAVENRLYRGKKKLAKNPKLKECWT, from the coding sequence ATGAATGATTTTATCGAGGGTCTTCAACGGCATGACGAAAAAGCACTTAAATATGTCGTTGAACACTATTTAGGTTTTGTGAAGGCAATTGCCCTAAAAATTTTAGAAAAACCATTAGATTATATGCTAGTAGAAGAATGTATAAATGATGTATTCCTTCTAATATGGCAAAAAAGTAACTATTTCACTGGGGATGAAGCGGATTTTAAAAAGTGGATTGGGATGATTACAAAATACAAAGCGATTGATATTTACAGAAAACAACAAAAACGTTTAGCTACTCTACCTATTGACAATATCCCACCTCCTATCGCTTCAGACAATATTGAACAACAGCTTGATAAATTGTATGCGAAAGAACTATTACTTCTTGGAATAATGCATCTACCTGATTTGGATAGAGAATTATTTTTAATGAGGTATTATCTAGAATATTCAAATAGTGAAATAGCAGAAATTTTACATATTTCAAAATCTGCAGTGGAAAATCGTTTATATCGAGGAAAGAAGAAGCTTGCTAAAAATCCTAAATTAAAGGAGTGTTGGACATGA